From Vigna unguiculata cultivar IT97K-499-35 chromosome 5, ASM411807v1, whole genome shotgun sequence, the proteins below share one genomic window:
- the LOC114184903 gene encoding protein HIRA isoform X1, whose amino-acid sequence MIAEKPSWVRHEGMQIFSIDVQPGGLRFATGGGDHKVRIWNMKSVSTDIENDASSQRLLATLRDHFGSVNCVRWAKHGRFVASGSDDQVILIHERKPGSGTTEFGSGEPPDIENWKVAMTLRGHTADVVDLNWSPDDSALASGSLDNTIHVWNMSNGICTAVLRGHSSLVKGVAWDPIGSFIASQSDDKTVIIWRTSDWSLAHRTDGHWAKSLGSTFFRRLGWSPCGHFITTTHGFQKPRHSAPVLERGEWSATFDFLGHNAPIIVVKFNHSMFRRNLTNAQEMKSVPVGWSNGTSKTGSKEPQPYNVIAIGSQDRTITVWTTASPRPLFVAKHFFTQSVVDLSWSPDGYSLFACSLDGSVATFHFEVKELGQRLGDAELDELKRSRYGDVKGRKANLAESPAQLLLEAASAKLTTSKKVVSDVQQNQIKAKAYADAGVTTKNAEPQNDDSKKSVGPVGDASNKVTTSGRISSPVKQREYRRPDGRKRIIPEAVGVPVQQENISGAVQQSLDFPAVSSDHRKDTDRIVSNDDGVRVSTLGAAHGRNTDLKERSGVTSKTTISESLVIEKVPASTGDGSVNVDQSANLMTSSSSAASSGTLSIRVFDKKSGEDSSPILLEARSREHAVNDIVGLGNTSMMKETEIVCSKGSQILWSDWISEKVTVLAGNGNFWAVGCEDGCLLIYTKGGRRAMPTMMMGSAATFIDCDERWTLLLVTRDGSLYLWDLFNRTCLLQHSLASLVSSSPNSSAKDAGTIKVISVKLSKSGSPLVVLATRHAFLFDMNVKCWLRVADDCFPASNFSSSWSLGSIQSGELAALQVDLRKYLARKPGWTRITDDGVQTRAHLETQLASSLALGSPNEYRQCLLAYVRFLAREADESRLREVCESFLGPPTGMFGETSSDSKNLAWDPVVLGMRKHKLLREDILPSMASNRKVQRLLNEFMDLLSEYDISDANQEQTNRTVPSSSPPATNPVEVSSVATTLQEHTALPKLDHSTHLEKEQLGFPPTLTIDGTADTPMADQANKDA is encoded by the exons ATGATAGCCGAGAAACCTAGTTGGGTTAGGCATGAAGGCATGCAAATTTTCTCCATTGATGTTCAACCCGGAGGGCTCAGGTTTGCTACTGGTGGTGGTGACCACAAG GTTCGAATATGGAATATGAAGTCTGTTAGTACTGACATAGAAAATGATGCCTCTTCTCAAAGGCTTCTTGCAACCCTGCGGGATCACTTTGGATCTGTCAACTGTGTTAGGTGGGCAAAACATGGAAGGTTTGTTGCATCAGGGTCTGATGATCAGGTTATATTAATTCATGAGAGAAAACCTGGTTCTGGAACCACTGAATTTGGCAGTGGAGAGCCCCCAGATATTGAAAACTGGAAAGTTGCAATGACTTTGAGAGGGCACACTGCAGATGTG GTGGATCTTAATTGGTCTCCTGATGATTCTGCATTGGCTAGTGGGAGTTTGGACAACACTATCCACGTATGGAATATGAGCAATGGCATTTGCACTGCTGTTCTAAGGGGCCACTCTAGTCTAGTTAAGGGGGTTGCCTGGGATCCTATTGGCTCTTTTATAGCAAGTCAATCTGATGATAAAACTGTAATTATTTGGCGAACTAGTGATTGGAGTCTTGCCCATAGGACAGATGGTCACTGGGCAAAATCG CTTGGATCAACCTTTTTCAGGCGTCTTGGATGGTCACCTTGTGGTCATTTTATCACCACTACTCATGGTTTCCAGAAGCCAAGGCATTCTGCCCCAGTGCTGGAGAGAGGGGAATGGTCTGCAACGTTTGATTTTCTAGGACACAATGCTCCAATCATCGTGGTGAAGTTCAACCATTCTATGTTCCGAAGAAATTTGACCAATGCTCAGGAAATGAAATCTGTACCTGTTGGGTGGTCCAATGGCACTTCCAAGACTGGAAGCAAAGAGCCACAACCTTACAATGTTATTGCCATTGGAAGTCAGGACCGAACTATAACAGTTTGGACTACTGCAAGTCCTCGTCCTCTATTTGTGGCTAAGCATTTTTTTACTCAAAGTGTTGTGGATTTGTCCTG GAGCCCTGATGGATATTCACTTTTTGCATGTTCCTTGGATGGGTCCGTGGCTACATTTCATTTTGAGGTAAAGGAACTTGGTCAGAGATTAGGTGATGCTGAGCTAGACGAGTTGAAGAGAAGTCGTTATGGTGATGTGAAGGGTCGTAAAGCAAACTTAGCTGAAAGTCCAGCACAGTTACTGTTAGAAGCTGCTTCTGCCAAGCTAACAACTAGCAAAAAAGTGGTTTCAGATGTTCAGCAAAACCAAATTAAGGCAAAGGCTTATGCTGATGCGGGAGTTACTACAAAGAACGCCGAACCTCAAAATGATGATAGTAAGAAGAGCGTAGGTCCAGTTGGTGATGCATCAAACAAAGTTACAACCTCTGGCCGGATTTCTAGTCCTGTTAAGCAAAGAGAATATAGACGACCTGATGGGCGTAAAAGAATTATTCCAGAAGCAGTTGGAGTACCTGTTCAACAGGAAAACATTTCAGGTGCAGTTCAGCAATCACTTGATTTTCCTGCAGTGTCTTCGGATCACAGAAAGGATACTGACCGAATTGTTTCCAATGATGATGGTGTAAGAGTAAGTACATTGGGAGCAGCACATGGGAGAAATACTGATTTGAAAGAGCGCTCAGGGGTTACTTCTAAGACCACAATTTCTGAGAGCCTAGTGATTGAGAAGGTTCCAGCTTCTACTGGTGACGGAAGTGTCAATGTTGACCAGTCGGCCAATTTGATGACTTCCAGTTCTTCAGCTgcttctagtggtacactttccaTTAGAGTATTTGACAAGAAAAGCGGAGAAGATTCTTCACCTATTCTTTTGGAAGCACGGTCAAGAGAACATGCTGTAAATGACATCGTGGGGCTGGGAAATACATCTATGATGAAAGAAACAGAAATTGTGTGCTCGAAGGGGTCTCAGATACTATGGTCTGATTGGATATCAGAAAAAGTTACTGTTTTAGCTGGCAATGGAAATTTTTGGGCCGTTGGGTGTGAAGATGGATGTCTACTG ATTTACACAAAGGGTGGTAGACGAGCAATGCCTACCATGATGATGGGTTCTGCAGCAACATTTATAGACTGTGACGAACGCTGGACATTACTGCTGGTGACAAGGGATGGATCCTTGTATTTATGGGATTTATTCAACAGAACCTGTCTTCTTCAACATTCATTGGCTTCTCTGGTATCTTCAAGTCCTAACTCATCTGCTAAAGATGCAG GAACCATTAAAGTTATATCTGTTAAACTATCAAAATCGGGTTCCCCTCTGGTAGTGTTGGCCACTCGTCATGCTTTCTTATTTGATATGAATGTCAAGTGTTGGCTGAGGGTTGCAGATGATTGCTTTCCTGCATCAAATTTTTCCAGCTCTTGGAGTTTGGGTTCAATTCAAAGCGGCGAGCTGGCAGCATTGCAGGTTGATCTTAGAAAATATCTGGCCCGGAAGCCAGGTTGGACTAG AATTACTGATGATGGAGTACAGACACGTGCTCATTTGGAAACTCAATTGGCTTCTTCCTTGGCTTTGGGGTCCCCCAATGAATATCGTCAATGCCTTTTAGCATACGTACGCTTTCTTGCAAG AGAAGCAGACGAATCTCGTTTACGAGAAGTCTGTGAGAGTTTCCTTGGACCTCCAACAGGGATGTTTGGGGAAACATCTTCGGATTCAAAGAACTTAGCATGGGATCCTGTCGTGCTT GGAATGAGGAAGCACAAACTCCTTAGGGAAGACATTCTTCCATCCATGGCATCAAACAGAAAAGTCCAAAGATTGCTGAATGAGTTCATGGATCTTTTATCCGAATACGATATCAGTGATGCAAATCAAGAGCAAACAAACCGCACAGTGCCGAGTTCATCTCCACCAGCAACCAATCCAGTTGAGGTAAGTTCTGTAGCAACAACACTTCAGGAGCACACTGCTCTACCAAAATTGGATCACAGTACCCATCTGGAAAAGGAGCAATTAGGTTTCCCTCCTACACTCACAATTGATGGCACTGCAGATACCCCTATGGCAGATCAAGCTAACAAGGATGCATAA
- the LOC114184903 gene encoding protein HIRA isoform X2, producing MIAEKPSWVRHEGMQIFSIDVQPGGLRFATGGGDHKVRIWNMKSVSTDIENDASSQRLLATLRDHFGSVNCVRWAKHGRFVASGSDDQVILIHERKPGSGTTEFGSGEPPDIENWKVAMTLRGHTADVVDLNWSPDDSALASGSLDNTIHVWNMSNGICTAVLRGHSSLVKGVAWDPIGSFIASQSDDKTVIIWRTSDWSLAHRTDGHWAKSLGSTFFRRLGWSPCGHFITTTHGFQKPRHSAPVLERGEWSATFDFLGHNAPIIVVKFNHSMFRRNLTNAQEMKSVPVGWSNGTSKTGSKEPQPYNVIAIGSQDRTITVWTTASPRPLFVAKHFFTQSVVDLSWSPDGYSLFACSLDGSVATFHFEVKELGQRLGDAELDELKRSRYGDVKGRKANLAESPAQLLLEAASAKLTTSKKVVSDVQQNQIKAKAYADAGVTTKNAEPQNDDSKKSVGPVGDASNKVTTSGRISSPVKQREYRRPDGRKRIIPEAVGVPVQQENISGAVQQSLDFPAVSSDHRKDTDRIVSNDDGVRVSTLGAAHGRNTDLKERSGVTSKTTISESLVIEKVPASTGDGSVNVDQSANLMTSSSSAASSGTLSIRVFDKKSGEDSSPILLEARSREHAVNDIVGLGNTSMMKETEIVCSKGSQILWSDWISEKVTVLAGNGNFWAVGCEDGCLLIYTKGGRRAMPTMMMGSAATFIDCDERWTLLLVTRDGSLYLWDLFNRTCLLQHSLASLVSSSPNSSAKDAGTIKVISVKLSKSGSPLVVLATRHAFLFDMNVKCWLRVADDCFPASNFSSSWSLGSIQSGELAALQVDLRKYLARKPGWTRITDDGVQTRAHLETQLASSLALGSPNEYRQCLLAYVRFLAREADESRLREVCESFLGPPTGMFGETSSDSKNLAWDPVVLGMRKHKLLREDILPSMASNRKVQRLLNEFMDLLSEYDISDANQEQTNRTVPSSSPPATNPVEIPLWQIKLTRMHKGKCSTCAYRTQH from the exons ATGATAGCCGAGAAACCTAGTTGGGTTAGGCATGAAGGCATGCAAATTTTCTCCATTGATGTTCAACCCGGAGGGCTCAGGTTTGCTACTGGTGGTGGTGACCACAAG GTTCGAATATGGAATATGAAGTCTGTTAGTACTGACATAGAAAATGATGCCTCTTCTCAAAGGCTTCTTGCAACCCTGCGGGATCACTTTGGATCTGTCAACTGTGTTAGGTGGGCAAAACATGGAAGGTTTGTTGCATCAGGGTCTGATGATCAGGTTATATTAATTCATGAGAGAAAACCTGGTTCTGGAACCACTGAATTTGGCAGTGGAGAGCCCCCAGATATTGAAAACTGGAAAGTTGCAATGACTTTGAGAGGGCACACTGCAGATGTG GTGGATCTTAATTGGTCTCCTGATGATTCTGCATTGGCTAGTGGGAGTTTGGACAACACTATCCACGTATGGAATATGAGCAATGGCATTTGCACTGCTGTTCTAAGGGGCCACTCTAGTCTAGTTAAGGGGGTTGCCTGGGATCCTATTGGCTCTTTTATAGCAAGTCAATCTGATGATAAAACTGTAATTATTTGGCGAACTAGTGATTGGAGTCTTGCCCATAGGACAGATGGTCACTGGGCAAAATCG CTTGGATCAACCTTTTTCAGGCGTCTTGGATGGTCACCTTGTGGTCATTTTATCACCACTACTCATGGTTTCCAGAAGCCAAGGCATTCTGCCCCAGTGCTGGAGAGAGGGGAATGGTCTGCAACGTTTGATTTTCTAGGACACAATGCTCCAATCATCGTGGTGAAGTTCAACCATTCTATGTTCCGAAGAAATTTGACCAATGCTCAGGAAATGAAATCTGTACCTGTTGGGTGGTCCAATGGCACTTCCAAGACTGGAAGCAAAGAGCCACAACCTTACAATGTTATTGCCATTGGAAGTCAGGACCGAACTATAACAGTTTGGACTACTGCAAGTCCTCGTCCTCTATTTGTGGCTAAGCATTTTTTTACTCAAAGTGTTGTGGATTTGTCCTG GAGCCCTGATGGATATTCACTTTTTGCATGTTCCTTGGATGGGTCCGTGGCTACATTTCATTTTGAGGTAAAGGAACTTGGTCAGAGATTAGGTGATGCTGAGCTAGACGAGTTGAAGAGAAGTCGTTATGGTGATGTGAAGGGTCGTAAAGCAAACTTAGCTGAAAGTCCAGCACAGTTACTGTTAGAAGCTGCTTCTGCCAAGCTAACAACTAGCAAAAAAGTGGTTTCAGATGTTCAGCAAAACCAAATTAAGGCAAAGGCTTATGCTGATGCGGGAGTTACTACAAAGAACGCCGAACCTCAAAATGATGATAGTAAGAAGAGCGTAGGTCCAGTTGGTGATGCATCAAACAAAGTTACAACCTCTGGCCGGATTTCTAGTCCTGTTAAGCAAAGAGAATATAGACGACCTGATGGGCGTAAAAGAATTATTCCAGAAGCAGTTGGAGTACCTGTTCAACAGGAAAACATTTCAGGTGCAGTTCAGCAATCACTTGATTTTCCTGCAGTGTCTTCGGATCACAGAAAGGATACTGACCGAATTGTTTCCAATGATGATGGTGTAAGAGTAAGTACATTGGGAGCAGCACATGGGAGAAATACTGATTTGAAAGAGCGCTCAGGGGTTACTTCTAAGACCACAATTTCTGAGAGCCTAGTGATTGAGAAGGTTCCAGCTTCTACTGGTGACGGAAGTGTCAATGTTGACCAGTCGGCCAATTTGATGACTTCCAGTTCTTCAGCTgcttctagtggtacactttccaTTAGAGTATTTGACAAGAAAAGCGGAGAAGATTCTTCACCTATTCTTTTGGAAGCACGGTCAAGAGAACATGCTGTAAATGACATCGTGGGGCTGGGAAATACATCTATGATGAAAGAAACAGAAATTGTGTGCTCGAAGGGGTCTCAGATACTATGGTCTGATTGGATATCAGAAAAAGTTACTGTTTTAGCTGGCAATGGAAATTTTTGGGCCGTTGGGTGTGAAGATGGATGTCTACTG ATTTACACAAAGGGTGGTAGACGAGCAATGCCTACCATGATGATGGGTTCTGCAGCAACATTTATAGACTGTGACGAACGCTGGACATTACTGCTGGTGACAAGGGATGGATCCTTGTATTTATGGGATTTATTCAACAGAACCTGTCTTCTTCAACATTCATTGGCTTCTCTGGTATCTTCAAGTCCTAACTCATCTGCTAAAGATGCAG GAACCATTAAAGTTATATCTGTTAAACTATCAAAATCGGGTTCCCCTCTGGTAGTGTTGGCCACTCGTCATGCTTTCTTATTTGATATGAATGTCAAGTGTTGGCTGAGGGTTGCAGATGATTGCTTTCCTGCATCAAATTTTTCCAGCTCTTGGAGTTTGGGTTCAATTCAAAGCGGCGAGCTGGCAGCATTGCAGGTTGATCTTAGAAAATATCTGGCCCGGAAGCCAGGTTGGACTAG AATTACTGATGATGGAGTACAGACACGTGCTCATTTGGAAACTCAATTGGCTTCTTCCTTGGCTTTGGGGTCCCCCAATGAATATCGTCAATGCCTTTTAGCATACGTACGCTTTCTTGCAAG AGAAGCAGACGAATCTCGTTTACGAGAAGTCTGTGAGAGTTTCCTTGGACCTCCAACAGGGATGTTTGGGGAAACATCTTCGGATTCAAAGAACTTAGCATGGGATCCTGTCGTGCTT GGAATGAGGAAGCACAAACTCCTTAGGGAAGACATTCTTCCATCCATGGCATCAAACAGAAAAGTCCAAAGATTGCTGAATGAGTTCATGGATCTTTTATCCGAATACGATATCAGTGATGCAAATCAAGAGCAAACAAACCGCACAGTGCCGAGTTCATCTCCACCAGCAACCAATCCAGTTGAG ATACCCCTATGGCAGATCAAGCTAACAAGGATGCATAAGGGAAAGTGCTCAACTTGTGCATATAGAACACAGCATTAA
- the LOC114184903 gene encoding protein HIRA isoform X3 produces the protein MSNGICTAVLRGHSSLVKGVAWDPIGSFIASQSDDKTVIIWRTSDWSLAHRTDGHWAKSLGSTFFRRLGWSPCGHFITTTHGFQKPRHSAPVLERGEWSATFDFLGHNAPIIVVKFNHSMFRRNLTNAQEMKSVPVGWSNGTSKTGSKEPQPYNVIAIGSQDRTITVWTTASPRPLFVAKHFFTQSVVDLSWSPDGYSLFACSLDGSVATFHFEVKELGQRLGDAELDELKRSRYGDVKGRKANLAESPAQLLLEAASAKLTTSKKVVSDVQQNQIKAKAYADAGVTTKNAEPQNDDSKKSVGPVGDASNKVTTSGRISSPVKQREYRRPDGRKRIIPEAVGVPVQQENISGAVQQSLDFPAVSSDHRKDTDRIVSNDDGVRVSTLGAAHGRNTDLKERSGVTSKTTISESLVIEKVPASTGDGSVNVDQSANLMTSSSSAASSGTLSIRVFDKKSGEDSSPILLEARSREHAVNDIVGLGNTSMMKETEIVCSKGSQILWSDWISEKVTVLAGNGNFWAVGCEDGCLLIYTKGGRRAMPTMMMGSAATFIDCDERWTLLLVTRDGSLYLWDLFNRTCLLQHSLASLVSSSPNSSAKDAGTIKVISVKLSKSGSPLVVLATRHAFLFDMNVKCWLRVADDCFPASNFSSSWSLGSIQSGELAALQVDLRKYLARKPGWTRITDDGVQTRAHLETQLASSLALGSPNEYRQCLLAYVRFLAREADESRLREVCESFLGPPTGMFGETSSDSKNLAWDPVVLGMRKHKLLREDILPSMASNRKVQRLLNEFMDLLSEYDISDANQEQTNRTVPSSSPPATNPVEVSSVATTLQEHTALPKLDHSTHLEKEQLGFPPTLTIDGTADTPMADQANKDA, from the exons ATGAGCAATGGCATTTGCACTGCTGTTCTAAGGGGCCACTCTAGTCTAGTTAAGGGGGTTGCCTGGGATCCTATTGGCTCTTTTATAGCAAGTCAATCTGATGATAAAACTGTAATTATTTGGCGAACTAGTGATTGGAGTCTTGCCCATAGGACAGATGGTCACTGGGCAAAATCG CTTGGATCAACCTTTTTCAGGCGTCTTGGATGGTCACCTTGTGGTCATTTTATCACCACTACTCATGGTTTCCAGAAGCCAAGGCATTCTGCCCCAGTGCTGGAGAGAGGGGAATGGTCTGCAACGTTTGATTTTCTAGGACACAATGCTCCAATCATCGTGGTGAAGTTCAACCATTCTATGTTCCGAAGAAATTTGACCAATGCTCAGGAAATGAAATCTGTACCTGTTGGGTGGTCCAATGGCACTTCCAAGACTGGAAGCAAAGAGCCACAACCTTACAATGTTATTGCCATTGGAAGTCAGGACCGAACTATAACAGTTTGGACTACTGCAAGTCCTCGTCCTCTATTTGTGGCTAAGCATTTTTTTACTCAAAGTGTTGTGGATTTGTCCTG GAGCCCTGATGGATATTCACTTTTTGCATGTTCCTTGGATGGGTCCGTGGCTACATTTCATTTTGAGGTAAAGGAACTTGGTCAGAGATTAGGTGATGCTGAGCTAGACGAGTTGAAGAGAAGTCGTTATGGTGATGTGAAGGGTCGTAAAGCAAACTTAGCTGAAAGTCCAGCACAGTTACTGTTAGAAGCTGCTTCTGCCAAGCTAACAACTAGCAAAAAAGTGGTTTCAGATGTTCAGCAAAACCAAATTAAGGCAAAGGCTTATGCTGATGCGGGAGTTACTACAAAGAACGCCGAACCTCAAAATGATGATAGTAAGAAGAGCGTAGGTCCAGTTGGTGATGCATCAAACAAAGTTACAACCTCTGGCCGGATTTCTAGTCCTGTTAAGCAAAGAGAATATAGACGACCTGATGGGCGTAAAAGAATTATTCCAGAAGCAGTTGGAGTACCTGTTCAACAGGAAAACATTTCAGGTGCAGTTCAGCAATCACTTGATTTTCCTGCAGTGTCTTCGGATCACAGAAAGGATACTGACCGAATTGTTTCCAATGATGATGGTGTAAGAGTAAGTACATTGGGAGCAGCACATGGGAGAAATACTGATTTGAAAGAGCGCTCAGGGGTTACTTCTAAGACCACAATTTCTGAGAGCCTAGTGATTGAGAAGGTTCCAGCTTCTACTGGTGACGGAAGTGTCAATGTTGACCAGTCGGCCAATTTGATGACTTCCAGTTCTTCAGCTgcttctagtggtacactttccaTTAGAGTATTTGACAAGAAAAGCGGAGAAGATTCTTCACCTATTCTTTTGGAAGCACGGTCAAGAGAACATGCTGTAAATGACATCGTGGGGCTGGGAAATACATCTATGATGAAAGAAACAGAAATTGTGTGCTCGAAGGGGTCTCAGATACTATGGTCTGATTGGATATCAGAAAAAGTTACTGTTTTAGCTGGCAATGGAAATTTTTGGGCCGTTGGGTGTGAAGATGGATGTCTACTG ATTTACACAAAGGGTGGTAGACGAGCAATGCCTACCATGATGATGGGTTCTGCAGCAACATTTATAGACTGTGACGAACGCTGGACATTACTGCTGGTGACAAGGGATGGATCCTTGTATTTATGGGATTTATTCAACAGAACCTGTCTTCTTCAACATTCATTGGCTTCTCTGGTATCTTCAAGTCCTAACTCATCTGCTAAAGATGCAG GAACCATTAAAGTTATATCTGTTAAACTATCAAAATCGGGTTCCCCTCTGGTAGTGTTGGCCACTCGTCATGCTTTCTTATTTGATATGAATGTCAAGTGTTGGCTGAGGGTTGCAGATGATTGCTTTCCTGCATCAAATTTTTCCAGCTCTTGGAGTTTGGGTTCAATTCAAAGCGGCGAGCTGGCAGCATTGCAGGTTGATCTTAGAAAATATCTGGCCCGGAAGCCAGGTTGGACTAG AATTACTGATGATGGAGTACAGACACGTGCTCATTTGGAAACTCAATTGGCTTCTTCCTTGGCTTTGGGGTCCCCCAATGAATATCGTCAATGCCTTTTAGCATACGTACGCTTTCTTGCAAG AGAAGCAGACGAATCTCGTTTACGAGAAGTCTGTGAGAGTTTCCTTGGACCTCCAACAGGGATGTTTGGGGAAACATCTTCGGATTCAAAGAACTTAGCATGGGATCCTGTCGTGCTT GGAATGAGGAAGCACAAACTCCTTAGGGAAGACATTCTTCCATCCATGGCATCAAACAGAAAAGTCCAAAGATTGCTGAATGAGTTCATGGATCTTTTATCCGAATACGATATCAGTGATGCAAATCAAGAGCAAACAAACCGCACAGTGCCGAGTTCATCTCCACCAGCAACCAATCCAGTTGAGGTAAGTTCTGTAGCAACAACACTTCAGGAGCACACTGCTCTACCAAAATTGGATCACAGTACCCATCTGGAAAAGGAGCAATTAGGTTTCCCTCCTACACTCACAATTGATGGCACTGCAGATACCCCTATGGCAGATCAAGCTAACAAGGATGCATAA